GGCGAAGCCTGATCACGACAATGCGCGCCGCCACGGCGCAGGAGCACGCAAATGAACTTCAACGGCAAGAACGTACTGGTCACCGGCGCACGCGGCAACCTGGGCCGCGCGGTCGCGCACGCCTTCGCACAGGCAGGCGCGCGCGTGGTGCTGCTGGACCGCCATGCCGCACCGCTGCCCGAAGCCGGCAGCGGCCACCTGGCGCTGCAGGCCGACCTGCTCGATGCGGACAGCCTGGGCAATGCCATCGGCGAAGCCGTGCAGGCGTGCGGGCGCATCGACGTGGTGTGCAACCTGGCCGGCGGCTTCGCCATGGGCACGGGCATCCACGAGACCAGCGCAGCCGACTGGAACCGCCTGTTCGACATGAACGTGGGCACGGTACTGAACATGGCGCGCGCCGTGGTGCCGCACATGCTGTCCGCCGGCGGCGGCGCCATCGTCAACGTGGGCGCCAATTCGGCGGCACGCGGGCTGGCGCAGATGGGCGCCTACTGCGCGTCCAAGGACGCGCTCGCGCGGGTGACCGAATCGATGTCGGCCGAACTGCGCGACCAGGGTATCCGCATCAACGCGGTGCTGCCCAGCATCCTCGACACGCCCGAGAACCGCCAGGCCATGCCGGATGCCGACACCTCGCGCTGGGTCGGCCTGGACGCACTGGCCGACGTGATCCTGTTCCTCGCCTCCGACGCCGCGCGCGCGGTGCAGGGCGCGCTGGTGCCGGTGGTCAACCGCGCGTAATGCGCATTACGGTCGCGCGCGCCGTGCCGGACCCACGGCACGGCACTTGTCGCTTCCGTCAAGACCATAGGATGTTCGCGGCCGGGGCACTATGCTGAATGGCGTTGCGCCACCGTGCCCACGTTTCGCCAAGGAGCAGCCACATGAACATCCTGATGGTGTTGACCTCACATGACCAGCTCGGCAATACCGGCAAGAAGACCGGCTTCTGGCTGGAAGAATTCGCCGCGCCCTACTACGTCTTCAAGGACGCCGGCGCTGGCATCACGCTGGCCTCGCCCAAGGGCGGCCAGCCGCCGATCGATCCCAAGAGCGACGACCCCGACGCGCAGACCGACGCTACCCGCCGCTTCCGCTCGGATGCTGACGCGCAGGCCGTGCTGGCCAGCACGCTGACGCTGGACCAGGTGAAGGCGGAGGACTTCGACGCCGTGTTCTATCCCGGCGGCCATGGGCCGCTGTGGGACCTGGCGGAAGACAAGCGTTCGATCGCGCTGATCGAGCAGTTCGTCCGGCTGGGCAAGCCGGTGGGCGCCGTGTGCCATGCGCCGGGGGTGCTGCGACACGTCAAGGGCGCGGACGGGCAGCCGTTGGTGAAGGGCAAGGAAGTCACGGGCTTTACCAACAGCGAGGAAGAGGCGGTGCAGCTGACCAAGGTAGTGCCGTTCCTGGTGGAGGATGTGCTGACGGCCAGCGGCGGGCGGTTTACCCGCGGGGAGGACTGGGCCAGCCACGTTGCGGTGGCGGGAAGGCTGGTGACGGGGCAGAACCCGGCTTCGTCGGAGGCGGGGGCCGAGGCGGTGCTGGGGCTGTTGAAGTAAAGCCCGGCGCTTTCACGTCGCCGGCGGTCTGCTCCCCTCGCCCGCTTGCGGGAGAGGGGTGCGTTTGCCTGGGGTGGTAGCTTGCGGCGGACGGCCCAGCTTGCGATACCCCGGTTGAAGGTTCTTACTGCGGCACCAGCTCCAGCCTCTCCTTGCTCGCCTTCTCCACCGCCTTGCGCGTATAGACCAGCGGGAAATACTCCCCCTTGGCCCATAGCGGCGCCAGGTCGCGGTAGTGCGAGCTGGCCGGATTCCCCGACTGCCCCGGCGTGTTGATCACGCGCGAGCCATCCCAGTTGCCGACATCCAGCACCATGCGGAACGACGCCCCGGCGGTCAGCCGGAAATCGCTGTTGCGGTAGCTGGTGTTCATCGGCGTGAAGGCCGAGCCGCCGATCGGCCCGGCGTTGACGTTGAACTGCTGCCGCTCGGCATCGCTCAGGATCGGGTCCATCGGGTGCGCGAACACCGCGGTGTGCAGCTTGCCCCATTGCCAGCCGCGCGGGTCCGGGCCGAGCTTGCCTTCCACCTCCGCCATCGCGGCCTTCAGCGATTCAAGCATCACCGCGTTGCGCCGCGCCACCGGCATCCACGGATCGGGCTGCTCCAGCACCGCGACCACGCGCGCCGCATCGCCGGCGCCGACCAGCCGGGCAGCATCGGCGGGCAATGCCGCGCGCACCACTGCCTGGCGCAGGTGCTTGCTGAACCAGACCTCGAACAGCGCCGCCGCGGCGCTGTCGGCGCGTTCATTGCCGTCCCAGCCGCGCAGCAGGTCGAGCCCGCGCGCCAGTTGCGCGTCGTCGCTGCGCACGTCCTTCAGCAGCGCCACCACGCGCTGTGCCGGCAGCGACACCGTATCGTTCTGCCACGCCATCGAGTCCTGCACCGAGCTGCGCGGATTGGCGCCCACTACAGCCTTCAGGCGCCGCGCGCGCGAGCTGTCGCTCCATTCGTAGCCGACGCCCAGCTTTGCCGCCGGATGCTCGGGCGGGATGTTGTTCTCGTTGGCGGTGACGATATAGCCCGGCGTCGGGTTGTAGGCCCACGGCAGCTCGTCCATGTTGCGGTAGCCGGCCCATTCATAGCGGCCGTCGCCCGGCACCGGCGTCAGCCCGTCCCAGTTGGGGCGCTTGACGGTCAGGCCGCCGGGAATCCAGCCGATATTGCCGCCGGTATCGGCATAGACCTGGTTTTCGCCGGGCGCGCCCCAGCGGTTCATGGCGGCGCGGAACTGGTCCCAGTTGCGCGCGCGCATGTAGTCCATCGAGCCGAAGTACGGCGCCATGCCGTAGTCGAGCCACGCTGCGCGCAGCACCCAGGCGCGCGCGGCGTCGGCGTGCAGCACCGGGCCGTGGCGGGTGAAGTCGACGGTGACCTTGCGCGGCGCGGGCTCGCCCTTGACGACGATCTCCTCGGTGACGGTCTCCATCGGCTCCCAGCGGCCCTTGTACTTGTATTCGCGCGGGTTCGCCGGGTTCAGCTCGTAGCCGTAGAGGTCTTCCTGGTCCATGTAGAAGCGCGTCAGGCCGAACGCGATGGTGCCGTTATGCCCGATCGAGATGCCCGGCAGGAACGGTTCGCCCGCGCCGATCACCGACATGCCGGGCGCGTTCAGGTGGCTGATGTAGCGCAGGCTGGGCGCGCCGTGCGAGCGGTGCGGGTCGTTGGCCAGGATCGGCCGGCCGGTGGTGGTGCGCTTGCCGCCGATGACCCAGTTGTTGGAGCCGAGGCTGCGGCCGGTGTCGCTGCTGGGGTCGACCAGTGCATAGAGCTGGTCGAGCGGGATGCTGGCGGATTGCGCGCCGCTCCACGCGTCCTTGGGGAAGCGCGCGGCGGCGGTGGCCAGTTCATAGGCGCGGCGCAGTTCGGCGGCCGGCACCGTGCAGGGATCGAGGCCGGCGCTGAGCCTGGGTTCGACCGGCGGATCGAGTTCGCGCCGGATCCAGTCGGCGCGGACGGCATCGGCCCTGGCCTGGCAGAAGAGCTGGGCCCGCTCGATCTCGCCGGTGAAGTTCAGCGTCAGGCCGTGGTGGCGGATGCGCACGATGTCCTCGGCCTGCCAGCGCGCGGGCTTGTAGCCGAGCTTGCGGAACTCGGGCGGCAGCAGTTCCGGCTTCTGCTCGGTCAGCGCCACGTAGGCATTCACGCCGGCGACGAAGGCCTCGGCCACGCGCTTGGCGTCGGAGCCGTAGGCCAGCCATTCGCGGTACATGTCGCCGCGGAACAGCACCGCGCGCGCCATGCGGTCGCCGTCGGCGTAGGCGGGGCCGAAGTCCTTCGCCATCTCGCCGAGGCCGCGCTTGCGCCAGAGGTCGATCTGCCACAGGCGGTCGCGCGCCGCCATGAAACCCTGCACGTGGAAGGCGTCGTAGAGCGTGCCGGCGTAGATATGCGGCACGCCCCAGCGGTCGACCAGCACGGTCGCGGGCTTCTCCAGGCCGGGAACGGCCAGGCGGTCGGCGCGCGCGGGTGCCTCGGCCATGGCGGCGGGGATGGTGGTGGCAACGGTGGTGGCAACCAAAGCCAGCGCAGCGGCAAGGCGGCGGGGGGTGCGTCGCATCAGGTCTCCTCGGTTTTGTATTGGCTGCAAATGCTTTGCAGTCCACACCGAAGATAGTGCATGCGCGGCCTGGGCGCGAGTGGGTAAAGGAAGGCGCGGCCGATCTCCGCACGGCGATTGGAGTAATCAGTAGACGTCGCGCCGGTAGCGGCCGTCGTCGGCAAGCTGGCGCAGCGCGGATTCGCCGAGGATTTCCGTGAGCGCTTCGTTGACCCCGCCGGCCATGCCTTGCAGGCTGCCGCAGACATAGATCGCCGCGCCATCCTCTACCCACTCGCGCACCAGCGGCGCCTGCGCGCGCAGCGCGTCCTGCACGTAGCGCGGCGTGCCGCCGTCGCGCGACCAGGCATGGTCGACGTGCTGCAGCGTGCCGTCGGCCTGCCAGGCGGCCAGTTCGTCGGCAAAGAAAGCGTCATGCCGGGCCGAGCGCTCGCCGAACAGCAGCCAGTTGCGGCGCCGTCCCGCCACGGCGCGTGCCTTCAGGTGCGCGCGCAGGCCGGCCAGTCCGGTGCCGTTGCCGACCAGGATCAGCGGCCGGTCGTCGGCGGGCGGGTGGAAGCTGCGGTTGGTGCGGATGCGCAATGCAATATGCGCGCCCACGGCCGCATGCCCGGTCAGCCAGCCGGAGGCCAGCCCGAGCCGGCCGTCATCGCGGCGCGCCTGCCGCACCAGCAGGTCGAGGCGGCCGTCCTGCGGCAGCGAAGCGATCGAATACTCGCGGTGCGGCAGCGGCGACAGCGCATCGACCAGTTGCTGGGCCGGCACGCCCTGCATCGCGGCAAAGTGGGCATCGGGCAGCGGCATGCGCGTGGCCAGCGCTTCGGCCAGGGTCAGGTCGCGGGCGTCGC
This genomic window from Cupriavidus sp. P-10 contains:
- a CDS encoding SDR family NAD(P)-dependent oxidoreductase codes for the protein MNFNGKNVLVTGARGNLGRAVAHAFAQAGARVVLLDRHAAPLPEAGSGHLALQADLLDADSLGNAIGEAVQACGRIDVVCNLAGGFAMGTGIHETSAADWNRLFDMNVGTVLNMARAVVPHMLSAGGGAIVNVGANSAARGLAQMGAYCASKDALARVTESMSAELRDQGIRINAVLPSILDTPENRQAMPDADTSRWVGLDALADVILFLASDAARAVQGALVPVVNRA
- a CDS encoding type 1 glutamine amidotransferase domain-containing protein, producing the protein MNILMVLTSHDQLGNTGKKTGFWLEEFAAPYYVFKDAGAGITLASPKGGQPPIDPKSDDPDAQTDATRRFRSDADAQAVLASTLTLDQVKAEDFDAVFYPGGHGPLWDLAEDKRSIALIEQFVRLGKPVGAVCHAPGVLRHVKGADGQPLVKGKEVTGFTNSEEEAVQLTKVVPFLVEDVLTASGGRFTRGEDWASHVAVAGRLVTGQNPASSEAGAEAVLGLLK
- a CDS encoding penicillin acylase family protein, translated to MRRTPRRLAAALALVATTVATTIPAAMAEAPARADRLAVPGLEKPATVLVDRWGVPHIYAGTLYDAFHVQGFMAARDRLWQIDLWRKRGLGEMAKDFGPAYADGDRMARAVLFRGDMYREWLAYGSDAKRVAEAFVAGVNAYVALTEQKPELLPPEFRKLGYKPARWQAEDIVRIRHHGLTLNFTGEIERAQLFCQARADAVRADWIRRELDPPVEPRLSAGLDPCTVPAAELRRAYELATAAARFPKDAWSGAQSASIPLDQLYALVDPSSDTGRSLGSNNWVIGGKRTTTGRPILANDPHRSHGAPSLRYISHLNAPGMSVIGAGEPFLPGISIGHNGTIAFGLTRFYMDQEDLYGYELNPANPREYKYKGRWEPMETVTEEIVVKGEPAPRKVTVDFTRHGPVLHADAARAWVLRAAWLDYGMAPYFGSMDYMRARNWDQFRAAMNRWGAPGENQVYADTGGNIGWIPGGLTVKRPNWDGLTPVPGDGRYEWAGYRNMDELPWAYNPTPGYIVTANENNIPPEHPAAKLGVGYEWSDSSRARRLKAVVGANPRSSVQDSMAWQNDTVSLPAQRVVALLKDVRSDDAQLARGLDLLRGWDGNERADSAAAALFEVWFSKHLRQAVVRAALPADAARLVGAGDAARVVAVLEQPDPWMPVARRNAVMLESLKAAMAEVEGKLGPDPRGWQWGKLHTAVFAHPMDPILSDAERQQFNVNAGPIGGSAFTPMNTSYRNSDFRLTAGASFRMVLDVGNWDGSRVINTPGQSGNPASSHYRDLAPLWAKGEYFPLVYTRKAVEKASKERLELVPQ